One part of the Paraglaciecola sp. L3A3 genome encodes these proteins:
- a CDS encoding potassium channel family protein: protein MRWYSIVLTLLFYGFSSWLLLSIAGETALTQPTNFIYWLAVTSSTVGYGDLSPVTDAGKYLVSFYVIPLGLSIFALVLGRVAAWVSNQWQKGARGLKSLHLDGHILVLGWNGNRTIRLLNLLIRERASLAEKPTIVLCVRADITNPLPGDIEFIKVTKFSNDEDMDRACIEKASVVIMDNPEDDLTMTTALYCSQRNPTAQMVAYFNDESLVGLLQKHCPNVECTPSVAVEMLAKSAFDPGSSSLHYDLLDVNLGQAQYSIKIPEHLPAIKVEKLFEQLKRHYSATLIAAAKANDKLNLVVNPDLDMLLYPGDKLFYIAEKRITNIHWQEFAEA from the coding sequence ATGCGTTGGTACAGTATTGTACTAACGCTTCTTTTTTATGGGTTTAGCAGTTGGCTGTTATTATCAATTGCTGGTGAAACAGCATTAACCCAACCTACAAATTTTATTTATTGGCTTGCTGTGACCAGTTCTACAGTGGGTTATGGCGATTTATCTCCCGTCACTGACGCAGGAAAATATCTCGTTTCATTTTATGTCATCCCACTCGGTTTAAGTATATTTGCCTTGGTATTAGGCAGAGTCGCAGCATGGGTTTCTAATCAATGGCAAAAAGGAGCAAGAGGTTTGAAAAGTCTACATCTTGATGGTCATATTCTGGTTTTAGGTTGGAACGGAAACCGAACCATACGTTTATTAAACTTACTTATTCGCGAACGGGCGTCACTGGCTGAAAAACCCACCATAGTATTATGTGTCAGAGCCGATATTACTAATCCCCTGCCCGGTGATATCGAGTTTATAAAGGTCACTAAATTCAGCAACGATGAAGACATGGATAGAGCTTGTATCGAAAAAGCCAGCGTGGTTATTATGGATAATCCAGAAGATGATTTAACCATGACTACAGCCTTGTATTGCAGTCAGCGAAATCCTACAGCACAAATGGTTGCCTATTTTAACGATGAAAGTTTAGTTGGCTTATTACAAAAACATTGTCCAAATGTTGAATGTACACCTAGCGTAGCAGTTGAAATGTTAGCTAAATCCGCTTTCGATCCTGGTTCGAGTTCATTACATTATGATTTATTAGACGTTAATCTTGGCCAAGCACAATATTCCATCAAAATTCCTGAACACCTACCCGCTATCAAAGTAGAAAAATTATTTGAGCAATTAAAACGTCACTACAGCGCCACCTTAATTGCTGCAGCAAAAGCCAATGACAAGTTAAATTTAGTGGTCAATCCCGATTTAGATATGCTGCTGTATCCAGGTGATAAATTATTTTATATAGCCGAAAAACGTATCACCAATATACACTGGCAAGAATTTGCAGAGGCCTAA
- a CDS encoding YjfK family protein has protein sequence MFSKLFGKKKQDDKPKAPEIMGLYLGGSFELDPLKLRLIEPELVIEKAASQHIIQAVGEVNLDTGGKILRFYTDDDAFLQVILDGGDTENHITDVKLWYFYETKTIGSDAQWKQTIARGISTPSYTLENNHYQRVWDAVGEESPPVAMTEKTYEEDGDVSETDQFLMLYERHLSDDETETLLVSAEEKLVNNNFDRCLVISTGFNIAQADITING, from the coding sequence ATGTTTAGTAAATTATTTGGTAAAAAGAAGCAAGATGACAAACCTAAAGCTCCTGAGATTATGGGCTTATATTTAGGCGGCTCTTTTGAACTTGATCCTTTAAAACTGCGCTTAATCGAACCAGAATTAGTAATCGAAAAAGCCGCAAGTCAGCATATTATTCAAGCTGTAGGTGAAGTAAACCTTGACACAGGCGGTAAAATTTTACGTTTTTACACTGATGACGATGCCTTTTTACAAGTAATTTTGGATGGCGGTGATACTGAAAATCACATCACAGATGTCAAACTTTGGTATTTTTACGAAACCAAAACCATTGGTTCAGATGCACAGTGGAAACAAACTATAGCCCGCGGTATTTCAACTCCTAGTTACACCCTTGAAAATAATCACTACCAAAGAGTATGGGATGCAGTAGGTGAAGAGTCTCCACCTGTAGCTATGACTGAAAAAACTTATGAAGAAGACGGTGATGTCAGCGAAACCGATCAATTTTTGATGTTATATGAAAGACATTTAAGCGATGATGAAACAGAAACGTTGTTAGTCAGTGCCGAAGAAAAATTAGTAAATAATAACTTTGATCGTTGCTTAGTGATTAGTACGGGCTTTAATATTGCCCAAGCTGATATCACTATCAATGGTTAA
- a CDS encoding DUF350 domain-containing protein, with translation MDAILHSISGLGNFALYFAVSIILLFVFKIVYAFVTPHDEWKLVKEDKNQAAAIGFGGAMIGFSIALAGAVSNSEFLIDYVIWGIVAIIAQTFAFALLRFTFMPKIAERIDNNEISAGTILAAVSISVGLLNAACMSY, from the coding sequence ATGGATGCTATCCTCCACTCAATATCAGGCTTAGGTAATTTTGCCCTGTACTTTGCTGTTTCAATTATATTGTTATTTGTGTTTAAAATTGTCTATGCCTTTGTCACTCCCCATGACGAGTGGAAGTTAGTCAAAGAAGATAAAAATCAAGCTGCTGCTATAGGTTTTGGCGGGGCTATGATTGGTTTCAGTATTGCATTAGCAGGCGCGGTGTCGAACTCAGAATTTTTAATCGATTACGTAATATGGGGCATTGTGGCTATTATTGCGCAAACCTTTGCTTTTGCTCTATTACGCTTTACCTTCATGCCTAAAATTGCCGAGAGAATTGATAACAATGAAATCTCTGCTGGCACAATTTTAGCTGCTGTTTCTATTTCTGTTGGGTTGCTTAACGCTGCCTGCATGAGTTACTAG
- a CDS encoding DUF1190 family protein: protein MQSNKSKRSRSINVASMRKGFSVKPLALGITAIFLSSCGDKQDASVFTSPEDCTNANPEAAAQCQAAYEKAVAEAERTGPKYNSQYDCEIEFGANQCRTVQNSSGSFFMPFMAGYMLSNLMSPRGYNTQPLFTSNSRYSSYRNRWVGADGADFGDNRRRSMKVSENALKPKPTVNKTMKRGGFGSSVRAKSSWGSSSKKGGWGG, encoded by the coding sequence ATGCAATCCAATAAAAGTAAACGTTCTCGCTCAATCAATGTTGCCAGTATGCGCAAAGGTTTTAGTGTAAAGCCTTTAGCCTTAGGTATCACAGCGATATTTTTATCTTCTTGTGGCGATAAACAAGATGCATCAGTATTTACTAGTCCAGAAGATTGTACCAATGCCAATCCAGAAGCCGCAGCGCAATGCCAAGCCGCTTACGAAAAAGCCGTGGCAGAAGCTGAACGTACAGGGCCTAAATACAACTCTCAATATGACTGTGAAATCGAGTTTGGTGCAAACCAGTGCCGCACAGTGCAAAATAGTTCTGGGTCGTTTTTTATGCCATTTATGGCTGGATACATGCTGAGTAATTTGATGTCTCCTAGGGGGTATAATACTCAACCTCTGTTCACTTCCAACTCGAGATATTCGTCATACAGAAACCGTTGGGTTGGCGCTGATGGCGCTGACTTTGGTGATAATCGTCGCCGTTCTATGAAAGTCAGTGAAAATGCTCTTAAACCTAAACCTACTGTGAATAAAACCATGAAACGTGGTGGTTTTGGTAGTAGTGTGCGGGCTAAATCAAGCTGGGGAAGCAGCAGTAAAAAAGGTGGTTGGGGTGGATAA
- a CDS encoding glutathionylspermidine synthase family protein: MLRIDIKERANWQRKAADFGFKFHTMYGEPYWDESAYYQFSLQQIEQDLEDPTEEIQQMCLAVVDEVVHSEQLLEKFQIPQGFWQQIADSWQQKHPSLYSRLDFAYHGKGPAKLYENNADTPTSLYESGFWQWLWLEEQVNAGILPKQSDQFNSLQEKLVHRLAVIAKHYGIEHMHFACCQDTEEDRGTVQYLQDCAKESGLLNDFVFIEDIGLAECGSFSDLQNNKIDTLFKLYPWEFMQREDFGAAIKDAGVNWIEPIWKSILSNKALMPMLWKMFPNHPNLLAAYFEDELAKATESKLVRKPIFSREGANVSIIEQGKTIMHADGPYGEEGFIYQEFYALPKFGQNHTLIGSWLVGDQPAGISMREDSSLITQDSSRFLPHICI; encoded by the coding sequence ATGTTAAGAATTGACATAAAGGAACGCGCCAATTGGCAGCGTAAAGCTGCCGATTTTGGCTTTAAATTTCATACTATGTATGGAGAGCCTTATTGGGATGAAAGCGCTTACTATCAGTTTTCGTTGCAACAGATTGAACAAGATTTAGAAGATCCCACAGAAGAAATTCAGCAAATGTGTTTAGCTGTAGTGGATGAAGTGGTTCACTCTGAACAGCTACTTGAAAAATTTCAAATACCTCAAGGGTTTTGGCAACAAATTGCTGACTCTTGGCAGCAAAAACACCCCAGTTTGTATTCCAGATTAGACTTTGCCTATCACGGTAAAGGCCCAGCAAAATTATACGAAAATAACGCAGACACTCCTACTTCACTTTACGAATCAGGTTTTTGGCAATGGCTGTGGTTAGAAGAACAAGTCAACGCTGGTATACTGCCCAAACAATCTGATCAATTTAATTCATTACAAGAAAAGTTAGTGCACAGGTTAGCTGTTATTGCTAAACACTATGGCATTGAACATATGCATTTTGCTTGTTGCCAAGACACTGAAGAAGACCGAGGCACAGTACAATATTTGCAAGATTGCGCCAAAGAATCTGGCTTACTGAATGATTTTGTTTTTATAGAAGATATCGGTTTAGCAGAATGTGGCAGTTTTAGTGATTTACAAAACAACAAAATAGACACTCTGTTTAAACTATACCCTTGGGAGTTTATGCAAAGAGAAGACTTTGGTGCTGCCATTAAAGATGCAGGCGTGAACTGGATTGAGCCTATTTGGAAATCTATTTTATCTAACAAAGCACTAATGCCCATGTTATGGAAAATGTTTCCTAACCACCCGAATCTATTGGCAGCATATTTTGAAGATGAACTAGCCAAAGCCACTGAGTCTAAATTGGTTAGAAAGCCTATTTTCTCTCGTGAGGGCGCCAACGTTAGTATCATAGAGCAAGGTAAAACTATAATGCATGCTGACGGGCCATATGGAGAAGAAGGGTTTATTTACCAAGAATTTTATGCGCTACCTAAATTTGGCCAAAACCATACATTAATAGGCTCATGGTTAGTGGGCGATCAACCAGCAGGTATTTCTATGCGAGAAGACTCCTCACTCATCACCCAAGACTCCAGCCGCTTTTTGCCGCATATTTGTATTTAA
- a CDS encoding serine hydrolase, translating into MNKKQSKLIVRILLLIGTFTSLFFVPWILVWAWLLPLPATVQQQVNQAVEHGFDGIIVYVDQVGKPPEFYAAGWKDRKNKIPADPQAFFKIASISKLYIAVAITKLVTDKRLYLDQTLADYFPELLGRIENADKITVRSMVQHRSGIPNLTDSAGFWGDPQNSKNALKLALDLPASFAPDEGYEYSNTNYLLLAELIDKVVGYHYFQYIKEEILIPLGLKNTYGSLSEVNIDDVMSGYYVGFESDIKTNDYDLDGYGSIIATAQDVGIFLRALNDGSVFDQGEQEIYASIYVYEHTGWVPGYQSIAKFYKDLDTVVIQFNNTNGGYHWNTAEIVYNRIVKILANREDKSSN; encoded by the coding sequence ATGAATAAAAAACAATCAAAACTAATAGTACGAATTTTGTTGTTAATTGGCACCTTCACTTCTTTATTTTTTGTGCCTTGGATTTTAGTTTGGGCTTGGTTATTACCTTTGCCGGCAACGGTTCAACAGCAAGTCAATCAAGCTGTTGAGCATGGCTTTGATGGTATTATTGTTTATGTAGATCAGGTTGGTAAGCCGCCAGAATTTTATGCTGCTGGCTGGAAAGATCGAAAAAATAAAATACCAGCAGATCCTCAAGCCTTTTTTAAAATAGCCAGTATTAGTAAGTTATATATCGCCGTGGCTATCACCAAACTAGTTACCGATAAACGTTTGTATTTAGATCAAACCCTAGCCGATTATTTCCCAGAACTTTTGGGACGAATTGAAAATGCTGATAAAATTACAGTGAGATCTATGGTGCAACATCGTAGTGGTATTCCGAATTTAACCGATAGTGCTGGCTTTTGGGGCGATCCTCAGAACAGTAAAAATGCCCTTAAATTAGCACTTGATTTACCAGCGAGCTTTGCCCCTGATGAAGGCTATGAATATTCCAACACTAACTATTTATTGCTTGCTGAGCTGATTGATAAGGTGGTGGGGTATCATTATTTCCAATATATCAAGGAAGAAATTTTGATACCTCTTGGGCTAAAAAACACTTATGGTTCGCTATCAGAAGTGAATATAGACGATGTGATGAGCGGCTATTACGTGGGTTTTGAGTCGGATATAAAGACTAATGATTATGATTTAGATGGGTATGGGTCAATAATCGCAACAGCACAGGATGTGGGCATATTTTTACGGGCATTAAACGACGGATCTGTGTTTGATCAAGGTGAACAAGAAATCTATGCTTCTATTTATGTCTACGAGCACACGGGTTGGGTGCCCGGTTACCAAAGTATAGCTAAATTCTACAAAGACTTGGATACTGTGGTGATCCAATTTAACAATACTAATGGCGGGTATCACTGGAATACCGCAGAAATTGTCTATAACAGGATTGTGAAAATACTGGCTAATAGAGAAGATAAAAGCAGTAATTAG
- a CDS encoding FG-GAP-like repeat-containing protein yields MKVKYISNKWTANLLAAAVSGLLLVACSSSKNVLENQLINSESGFSIAHDITGSLTKKLTLDVINPKNYANISVYANDELIVDNLDVPTTGQQELQVLVRFKSLGQVNLKLVSNHASLTLNSLLIEDAGQIQLPEYRDITVKAGMDKAESIKYGGPTIADMDNDGDYDFIVNNHNAESSKLYWNNGDGTVSKHHKNLSRWFKHDLHGTAAGDYDNDGDLDLIVTQGGGNGKNPSRANFLQNNNGQFVLTTGDVGIVKGSRGRGAQWSDMDLDGDLDLMLINEESLDHERPIHHFYENLGTGKFARKMIDGVQDQHPSRSLLTDINGDNIDDLILYSPLSVWQGNGDFTFTEVTAKFPEAVTSLKSIMAITDIDIDNDGDLDLYLATSEEFEFGTIEAPSIDYEPSTETFSIKPKGTKGTDEFEFIANNDFNFTNYSYLARGGFNGNNYPIFLGESKKQLLPKFKGSVGISADQAQGWPDDISQNGIYFGHTANGNWKTAVVRNGSIFWNFKFSLVGVKSVVTKFEPKNRNSTEFLLRNDGDKFTDVSKQWNIPTATNAFGVTTGDFNNDSYQDLFVYRWGKVGAMISDYMLLNTGNGSFVTTTMHGANDVGGPGNGDMGQAFDFDLDGDLELLNGSEGGEWYLYENNSSEQGHYALVKVGYSPVSNVDALSAEVILTTAKHKYRKRVGSAGSVFSQSLLNIVHFGLGELDEIKSIQVKWRNGETAVFKNKKANQIFDTNKLDPASVAITTGQLNLRKGTSTTLATQVKPVNAAQEFDWISSDESVLSVDQQGVVTAIGEVGQTANITAISQANGKQATSQVTIVDWYAQTVESISLLASGNHTQLISGDSLALQVSVLPNNADDKSVTWSSSDTRVAEVNSKGEVKALTAGTVTITASSNVNSSIKAELTLTVLPLIKPSLTITNAAFIEENLRVGEELNIAVDYHAGSGNQVISSDQGGIRYWLRHFRSKWSPIKDTVLIDTNALKTESGQSSMSISLDGLTPTDELPAGQFYQLRVSFTNSKGMVQDALIYPLDIKKAD; encoded by the coding sequence ATGAAAGTTAAATATATATCAAATAAATGGACCGCAAACTTACTTGCGGCTGCAGTCTCTGGTTTGTTGCTGGTGGCCTGTAGTAGCTCTAAAAATGTGCTAGAAAATCAGCTGATTAATAGCGAAAGTGGTTTTAGCATTGCTCATGACATAACTGGAAGTTTAACTAAAAAGTTAACGCTAGATGTTATTAACCCTAAAAATTATGCCAATATTAGTGTGTACGCTAATGATGAATTAATAGTGGATAACTTGGATGTACCCACAACTGGGCAGCAGGAGTTGCAGGTTTTAGTGCGCTTTAAATCTCTTGGTCAAGTTAACTTAAAACTAGTCTCTAACCATGCAAGCTTAACGTTAAATAGTTTGCTGATAGAAGATGCTGGGCAAATACAATTACCAGAATACCGAGATATTACAGTTAAAGCCGGTATGGATAAAGCCGAGTCAATTAAATATGGCGGCCCCACTATTGCTGATATGGATAACGATGGCGATTATGACTTTATTGTCAATAACCATAACGCCGAAAGCAGTAAATTATATTGGAACAATGGCGACGGCACCGTTAGTAAACATCATAAAAATCTATCTCGTTGGTTTAAACACGATTTACATGGTACCGCCGCCGGTGATTACGACAATGATGGCGATTTAGATCTCATTGTGACTCAAGGTGGTGGCAATGGTAAAAATCCATCAAGGGCTAATTTTTTACAAAATAATAATGGTCAATTTGTCTTAACGACCGGTGATGTAGGTATTGTAAAAGGCTCTCGAGGACGAGGTGCACAGTGGTCTGATATGGATTTAGATGGCGATCTTGATCTTATGCTTATCAATGAAGAAAGTTTAGATCATGAACGACCTATTCATCATTTTTATGAGAACTTAGGCACAGGTAAATTTGCCCGTAAGATGATTGACGGTGTGCAAGATCAGCATCCTTCTCGATCGCTATTAACAGATATCAATGGTGATAATATTGATGATCTGATTTTGTATAGCCCTTTGTCAGTATGGCAAGGTAATGGCGATTTTACCTTTACCGAAGTCACTGCCAAGTTTCCTGAAGCCGTTACTTCGCTCAAAAGTATTATGGCTATCACAGATATTGATATCGATAACGACGGCGATTTAGATTTATACCTAGCTACCAGTGAAGAATTTGAATTTGGCACAATTGAAGCTCCTTCAATCGATTATGAACCCAGTACAGAAACCTTTTCGATTAAACCGAAAGGCACCAAAGGAACCGATGAATTTGAATTTATAGCTAACAATGACTTTAATTTTACCAACTATAGTTATTTAGCTAGAGGTGGTTTTAATGGCAATAACTATCCTATATTTTTAGGGGAAAGCAAAAAACAGCTACTTCCAAAATTCAAAGGCTCTGTTGGTATATCAGCTGATCAAGCACAAGGCTGGCCTGATGATATTAGCCAAAACGGTATCTATTTTGGACATACAGCTAATGGCAACTGGAAAACGGCTGTGGTGCGTAATGGCAGCATTTTTTGGAACTTTAAATTTAGCCTAGTAGGTGTGAAGTCTGTTGTCACCAAATTTGAGCCTAAAAACCGCAATAGCACAGAATTTTTATTGAGAAATGATGGTGATAAATTTACCGATGTCTCAAAACAATGGAACATTCCTACCGCCACTAATGCCTTTGGAGTGACCACTGGCGATTTTAATAATGACAGTTACCAAGACTTGTTTGTTTATCGTTGGGGTAAAGTCGGTGCCATGATTTCTGATTATATGTTGTTAAATACTGGCAACGGAAGTTTTGTTACCACTACTATGCATGGCGCGAATGATGTAGGTGGACCGGGAAATGGGGATATGGGCCAAGCTTTCGATTTTGATTTAGACGGTGATCTTGAATTGCTTAACGGCAGTGAAGGAGGAGAGTGGTATCTCTACGAAAACAACTCTTCTGAACAGGGTCACTATGCTTTGGTTAAAGTCGGTTATTCACCTGTGTCGAATGTTGATGCACTGTCAGCAGAAGTCATTTTAACCACGGCTAAACATAAGTACCGTAAACGAGTAGGCTCTGCAGGCTCGGTCTTTTCGCAAAGTTTACTAAATATTGTACATTTTGGTTTAGGTGAACTTGATGAAATTAAAAGCATTCAAGTGAAGTGGCGTAACGGCGAAACCGCTGTGTTTAAAAATAAAAAAGCCAATCAAATTTTTGATACCAATAAGTTAGATCCTGCATCTGTCGCCATCACTACTGGCCAATTAAACCTTAGAAAAGGCACATCAACTACTTTAGCAACCCAAGTTAAACCTGTTAATGCCGCACAAGAGTTTGATTGGATATCAAGTGATGAAAGTGTATTAAGTGTTGATCAACAAGGTGTGGTTACAGCAATAGGTGAGGTAGGGCAAACCGCTAACATTACAGCGATTAGTCAAGCTAATGGTAAACAGGCCACAAGCCAAGTGACAATTGTAGATTGGTATGCACAAACTGTTGAATCCATTTCATTGTTAGCGTCTGGCAATCACACTCAGTTGATCTCTGGCGATAGTTTAGCTTTACAAGTGTCTGTACTACCTAATAATGCCGATGATAAAAGTGTGACTTGGTCAAGTAGTGACACCCGAGTTGCCGAAGTTAATTCAAAGGGTGAAGTTAAAGCTTTAACTGCTGGGACAGTCACCATAACGGCTAGCTCAAATGTAAACTCGTCGATAAAAGCAGAGTTAACTCTCACTGTATTACCATTAATAAAACCTTCATTAACCATCACTAATGCAGCGTTTATTGAAGAGAATTTACGAGTTGGAGAAGAGCTAAATATTGCAGTGGATTATCACGCGGGTAGTGGTAATCAAGTTATTTCCTCTGATCAAGGTGGTATTCGTTACTGGCTGAGACACTTTAGGTCAAAATGGAGCCCTATTAAAGATACTGTCTTAATTGATACTAACGCATTAAAAACAGAATCAGGTCAATCATCAATGAGTATATCGCTAGATGGTTTAACTCCTACTGATGAATTGCCTGCAGGACAGTTTTACCAACTAAGAGTGTCATTCACTAATAGTAAAGGCATGGTACAAGATGCATTGATTTATCCTTTAGATATTAAAAAGGCTGATTAG
- a CDS encoding ThuA domain-containing protein, with protein sequence MKASLIYIICMCILLSCSTVKEDELSVLVVRGGHSYDTPDFEIMSSTLDGIHADLVLNAHFYQMKTADVKAKYDAVLFLNQNKHYPEYSWNKDKYLALSKQGVGMVFLHFTLSSQPEWDEYHDLIGGKWYLKNYTQDESLHSTYFTDMTLDIEVLDKTHPVTKGLDNFILKDAFYGNIYMDPSVHPLLATNHPDVSKVIAWQHSYNQAKIVYIMPGFTKDAYTNPSYKKLISNALHYVGLANN encoded by the coding sequence TTGAAGGCATCTTTAATTTACATTATTTGCATGTGTATTCTGCTGTCCTGTTCCACTGTCAAAGAGGATGAATTATCTGTTTTAGTGGTTCGAGGCGGCCATAGCTATGACACCCCTGATTTTGAAATAATGAGTAGCACTCTTGATGGTATTCATGCTGATTTAGTTTTAAATGCACATTTCTATCAAATGAAAACAGCGGATGTTAAAGCAAAATATGATGCAGTTCTTTTTCTTAATCAGAATAAACATTACCCAGAATATAGCTGGAACAAGGATAAGTATTTAGCGTTAAGCAAACAGGGAGTGGGTATGGTGTTTTTACATTTTACTTTATCTTCTCAACCTGAATGGGATGAGTACCATGATTTGATTGGCGGAAAGTGGTATTTAAAAAATTACACCCAAGATGAAAGTTTACATTCTACCTATTTCACCGATATGACATTAGATATTGAAGTGTTAGATAAGACCCATCCTGTAACAAAAGGATTGGATAACTTCATTCTAAAAGATGCTTTTTATGGCAATATTTATATGGATCCTAGTGTGCATCCTTTGTTAGCCACTAATCATCCTGATGTTTCGAAGGTTATTGCTTGGCAGCATTCATATAACCAGGCAAAAATTGTTTATATAATGCCTGGATTTACCAAAGACGCTTACACTAACCCTTCCTATAAAAAACTTATTAGTAATGCCCTTCATTATGTTGGTTTAGCTAACAACTAG
- a CDS encoding DUF1330 domain-containing protein, translating to MIQIIVLLYASKNGMEGLREFESKAIPILSEHKGILISASSNQEVSEDEPDEIHVIQFPSAADFEAYKCDPSIITDWYKALASLKNEMIRKMDVLITHNFYQY from the coding sequence ATGATCCAGATTATCGTGTTATTGTATGCCAGTAAAAATGGAATGGAAGGTTTAAGAGAGTTTGAATCAAAGGCCATTCCCATTCTCAGCGAGCATAAAGGCATATTGATCAGTGCTTCATCTAATCAAGAAGTCAGTGAGGATGAACCTGACGAGATCCATGTGATCCAGTTTCCTAGCGCGGCAGATTTTGAAGCTTATAAATGTGACCCAAGTATTATTACGGATTGGTATAAAGCCTTAGCATCATTAAAAAATGAAATGATCAGAAAAATGGATGTATTGATCACCCATAATTTTTATCAATATTAA
- a CDS encoding lactonase family protein — MKLRTILCGLSLLIAQTSYAAKQEFLIGTYTQNGSEGVYRVVLDDEKQQISNMGVVAEAVNPSYLTIDANNKNILAATGSKQGGIASFKWNNKTSKYDLVQQVEGLGRGACHIATNPDGSKVAIADYGSGEVFMYSIDRQSLKLTKAGYFKNEGKGDNSRQEAPHMHYVEWDKTGRFLYAVDLGTDEIKLFDSQDKTFTAQVAAKLQAGDGPRHIAQHPQKAWVFGINELSNTITVFDQDLETGKLNAKQRVELLTETDPKGNTASAIKVSDDGRYVYAAVRGVNTISVLSVGKNGKLKLLQQHSTIGNWPRDITISADQNYLLIANQKSGDISVLARNQETGLLSATGMQLAIDTPSYIGNF, encoded by the coding sequence ATGAAATTAAGAACAATACTTTGTGGTTTGTCATTGCTGATAGCACAGACTTCATATGCAGCAAAACAGGAATTTTTAATTGGTACTTATACCCAAAATGGCAGTGAAGGTGTCTATCGTGTTGTTTTAGATGATGAAAAACAACAAATTAGTAATATGGGGGTTGTGGCTGAAGCGGTTAATCCATCTTATTTAACCATTGATGCTAACAATAAAAATATCTTAGCGGCAACAGGCAGTAAACAAGGCGGGATTGCTAGTTTTAAATGGAATAACAAAACGTCTAAGTATGATCTAGTGCAACAAGTTGAAGGGCTGGGCAGGGGAGCTTGTCATATTGCCACCAACCCTGATGGATCAAAAGTGGCAATTGCAGACTATGGCTCTGGCGAAGTTTTTATGTACTCTATTGACCGTCAGTCATTAAAGTTAACCAAAGCAGGTTATTTTAAAAATGAAGGTAAAGGCGATAACAGCCGCCAAGAAGCGCCCCATATGCACTATGTTGAATGGGACAAAACTGGCCGATTTTTATACGCTGTCGATTTAGGCACAGATGAAATTAAGTTGTTCGATAGCCAAGATAAAACATTTACCGCCCAAGTTGCGGCAAAGCTACAAGCTGGTGATGGTCCTCGCCATATTGCCCAACATCCACAAAAAGCTTGGGTATTTGGTATAAACGAATTGTCGAATACAATTACTGTTTTTGATCAAGATTTAGAAACAGGTAAATTAAATGCCAAACAGCGAGTTGAATTATTAACTGAAACTGATCCTAAAGGTAATACTGCATCCGCTATTAAAGTATCAGATGATGGACGTTATGTTTATGCTGCTGTACGAGGGGTAAATACTATTTCTGTGTTATCTGTCGGTAAAAATGGCAAGCTTAAATTATTACAACAACACTCGACTATTGGTAATTGGCCAAGAGATATTACTATTTCTGCTGATCAAAACTATCTTCTGATTGCGAATCAAAAATCAGGGGATATTTCGGTATTAGCTAGAAATCAAGAAACCGGTTTGTTGTCAGCAACAGGTATGCAATTAGCCATAGATACCCCTTCCTATATAGGTAATTTTTAA